In Desulfovibrio sp. Fe33, the genomic window ATTTCGTTGAAGGCGGAATTGAGCAACAGCGGGTGGGGCGGGGTGATGAACTCCAGCGGATAGGCGTCGCCGCCCTCGGGGTCGCGCAGCGGCGCGCCGTCGGGCAGGGGGTCGAGGCCCTGGTCGGCCATGGATTGGGAGAAGAATTCCACCTTGCCGGACGGGGTGTTGAATCCATTCGAGAACGGGTTCGGGCTGATGTTCAGGCGCACGGGTTCGCCCCGGCGCAGGGCGTCGAGGTCCACGCCTTTCATGAAGGGGGATTCGGCAGATTCGGCGAGGATGCGTTCGATGCACTGCTCCTCGGTCAGGCTGAAGACCTCGTCGTCGAAGCTCAGCCGCGCGGCCAGGGCCTGGAAGGTGTCCAGAATGGGGCGGCATTGGCCCACGGGTTTGATGACGGGCCGCGTGATCTGAACGTAGTTATGGCCGTAGCAGCGGTAGATATCGCCCATCTCCAGGAAGCTCGCGCCGGGCAGGATGATGTCCGCGTACCGGGCCGTGTCGGTCATGTACATTTCCTGGACCACGGTGAACAAATCCTCGCGGGCCAGTCCGGCCATGACCTGCGCCGACTGCGGAGCGACGGCCGCCGGATTGGAAAGGTAGTTGTAGAGCAGCTTGACCGGCGGGTCGGAGAGTTCGGTCAGCGCGTGTCCCAGTAGGACCATGTTCACGGTGCGCGTGCCTTCCGGGCGCAGGTCGGCGCGGGTAAGGGACGCTGCCTTGCCCGGTGCGCCGCCCAGGGATCGGGTTATGCCGCCGCCCGGCTTGGCAAAGGCGTTGACCAGCGCCGGGAGCAGGGAAATCGTGCGCATGGCCATGCCGCCCGCAAGTTGCCGAGCCGGTCCCCATCCCGTGCGGATGTATGGGGCGCGGGCCGTGCCGTAGCCGCGGGCCAGTCCGCGGATTTCGTCCTCGCGCAGTCCGCAGACTTCGGCGGCGCGGGCCGGAGGCCAGTCCATGACGCGCTCCTTGAGCCGGTCGAAGCCCACGGTCTGCGTCGCGATGAAGTCGTGGTCGAGCATGTCCTCGGCGATGAGCACGTGCATGACGGCGAGCGCCAGGGCCGCGTCCGTGCCGGGGCGAAGCATGATGTGGCGGTCGGCTTCCTTGGCCGTGGGGTTGCGGTAGGGGTCGACGACAACGATCTTCGCGCCGTTCTTGCGGGCGCGGAGGAAGTGCGGCCAGGCGTGGACGTTGGTCACCAGAGTGTTGTTGCCCCAGATGATGATGAAGTCGGATTTGGCCGCTTCCTGGATTTCGGTGCTCGGACCGGAGCCGAGGCTGGCCTTGAAGCCCGCCGTTGCGGCCGGGCCGCAGATGGTGGCGTCCAGGCGGCTCGCGCCGAGCTTGTTGAAGAAGGCGTCGCCCGAGTGGCGGTGGACCAGCCCCATGTGCCCGGCGTAGGAATAGGGCAGGACGGCCTCGGGACCGAACTCGCCGACCACCCGCCGGATGTTGTCGGCCACTTCATCCAGCGCCTCGTCCCAGGTAATGGGTTCGAACTCGCCGCTTCCCTTGGGGCCGGTTCGCCTGAGCGGTTCGGTCAGCCGCTCCGGGCCGTGAACGTGTTCCGGGAACCGCGCTCCCTTCTTGCAGATGAACCCCTGGGTGTAGGGATGGTCGGGGTCGCCCTTGACCCGGGTGATCCTTCCGTCCTCGACCTGGGCCAGCAGGCCGCAGGTATCGGGACAGTCCTTGGTGCAAACCGCGCGCTTCCACATGATGATTCTCCGTCTCGGCAATGAGGTTGTGTCGGGGGCGGGCCGCCGTGGGAAGAGAGGCGGCAAGTCTGTGAAGATTTGCATAATTCGGGGGAGTTTTCCAGTCGGAAACGGTTGAAACCGTAAAGCGGTTTGCCGATTCCTTTGCAAGTGGACACCCGAGCGCTTTGCGCGTATTTCGATCAAAATTCTTGATCTTTATTTCAGCTCACGCGCAGACGTCGGATTTATAATGGTAAAGCAGAATATTTTCGAAGGGATACCGGAAATCCTGGATGAACGAAGGTTCGCCCACGGGGGGAATCGGCGGCGCATGGCCGAGGCCGCCGGATGCTCGCCGGACGACATCCTTGATTTTTCGGCCAACGTGAACCCGCTGGGGCCGCCGAAGTGGCTCGGGCAGGTGGTCGGCCAGGCGCTCCAGGACGTGGATTCCTACCCCGACCCGGACTGCGCCGGGCTCGTCATGGCCGCGGCCGAGCGGTACAAGGTATGGCCCACCCAGGTCGTGGCGGGCAACGGCGCTTCCGAGCTGCTTTTCGCCGTGGCGGGGCTTAAGGGGTTCCGCCGGGCCATCATCCCGTCGCCCACCTATGTGGATTACGCCCGGTCCTGCGCCGCCCACGGGCTGGCCGTGGTGGAACCGCCCCTGACCGAAGACTTTCAGGTCGACTTTCCGGCCATGGGGCCGCTGCTGTCCTCGCCGTCCCTGGTATTTCTATGCAGCCCGAACAACCCTTCGGGGGCACTGGTGCCCGCAGGCGACCTGCGCGAGGTGGCGGCCATGTTTCCGAAGTCGGTCTTCGTGGTGGACGAGTCGTTCGCCGAATTCCTGCCCGGGGACGCCGATCGGCTGACCCGCGACCGGCCGTCGAACGTCATCACCGTCCTCTCCCTGACCAAGACCTACGCCATCCCCGGCCTGCGGCTCGGCCTGGCCTTCGCCGACCCGGACATGATCCTGCGCATCCGCCGGTCCATGCCTTCCTGGTCAGTGAACGGGCTGGCCCAGAAAGTCGGCGAGCGGTGCCTGAAGGACGCGCCCTATCTGGAGGAGACCCGCGAGCAGACGAAGTTGCTGCGCGAGATGCTGGCTTCGGGGCTGCGCCAGGTGCCGGGCATCAAGGTCATGCCCGGCTCGGCCAACTATCTCCTGTGCCGCATGGACAGGGTGGGGCAGGACGCGACGCTTTTGCGGGACCGCCTGCTCATGGAGCACCGTATCGCCATACGGCTGTGCGGCAACTATACGGGCCTGGACGACCGCTGGTTCCGGGTGGCCGTGCGCGGCCGCGACGACAATGAAAGGCTCATCCGGGCCATGGAGGCCGTGGCGGGCACGGCGCGCGGCCCGGTGGTCCGGCGGACCCGTAAAACCCCCGCCCTGATGATCCAGGGGACCAGTTCCAACGCGGGCAAGTCCGTGCTGGCCGCGGCCTTTTGCCGCATACTTCTTCAGGACGGCTACAACGTGGCCCCGTTCAAGGCCCAGAACATGTCCCTCAACTCCTTCGTCACCGACAAGGGCGGAGAGATGGGGCGCGCCCAGGTGACCCAGGCCATGGCCTGCCGCCTCAACCCGGACGTGCGCATGAATCCGGTGCTGCTCAAGCCCGGTTCGGATACCGGCTCCCAGGTCATCGTTATGGGGCGGCCCGTGGGCAACATGGCCGTGCGCGAATACGTGGAGTACAAGCCGCGCGCCTGGGAGGCGGTCAAGGCCGCCTACGATTCGCTGGCCAACGAGCACGACGTCATGGTGCTGGAAGGGGCGGGCAGCCCCGCCGAGGTCAATCTCAAGCACCACGACATCGTCAACATGGCCATGGCCGAGTACGCTGAGGCCCGCGTTCTGCTGACCGGGGACATCGACCGGGGCGGCGTGTTCGCCTCCATCGTCGGGACCATGAGCCTGCTTACTGCCAAGGAGCGCGGCCTGGTGGAGGGCTATGTCATCAACCGGTTCCGGGGCGACGCCTCCCTGCTCGACCCGGCTTTCAGCCAGATGTTCGAGCGCACGGGCAAGCCGGTGCTCGGCACGGTGCCGTACATCCATTCCCTTGGGCTGCCCGAGGAGGACTCGGTCTCGTTCAAGGAAGGATTCCGTCCCGACGGCGACAAGCTCCCGGAGGACCAGTGCGTGGACATCGTGGTCCTGGATCTGCCGCGCATCTCCAATTTCAACGATATCGACCCGCTGCACGCGGAACCGGACGTGCGCATCCGCGTGGTGGCCGACGCCCGGGACGTGGGGACTCCTGACGCAGTGATAATTCCCGGCTCCAAGTCCACGGTGCCGGACATGCGCGCCCTCAAGGGCACGGGCATGGCCGCTGCGCTGCGCGCGCTGGCCGGGAGCCGCACGCGCATTGTCGGCATCTGCGGCGGGTTCCAGATGTTGGGCCGGACAGTGGACGATCCCTACGGGCTGGAGTCCGAGACCACCCGAGTGGAGGGCTTCGACCTTCTGCCCGTGCAGACCACGCTGTCGCCGGAAAAGACCCTGACCCGCACCTTCGGGACCCATTCGGCCTCGGGGCTGCCGGTGCACGGCTACGAGATTCACCACGGCCTTACCGAGCCGCTTTCCGGAGATCTGCGCGTGGCCATGCGCGACGGCGCCGGGGAGCCGCTGGGCTACATGCGT contains:
- a CDS encoding molybdopterin-containing oxidoreductase family protein; its protein translation is MWKRAVCTKDCPDTCGLLAQVEDGRITRVKGDPDHPYTQGFICKKGARFPEHVHGPERLTEPLRRTGPKGSGEFEPITWDEALDEVADNIRRVVGEFGPEAVLPYSYAGHMGLVHRHSGDAFFNKLGASRLDATICGPAATAGFKASLGSGPSTEIQEAAKSDFIIIWGNNTLVTNVHAWPHFLRARKNGAKIVVVDPYRNPTAKEADRHIMLRPGTDAALALAVMHVLIAEDMLDHDFIATQTVGFDRLKERVMDWPPARAAEVCGLREDEIRGLARGYGTARAPYIRTGWGPARQLAGGMAMRTISLLPALVNAFAKPGGGITRSLGGAPGKAASLTRADLRPEGTRTVNMVLLGHALTELSDPPVKLLYNYLSNPAAVAPQSAQVMAGLAREDLFTVVQEMYMTDTARYADIILPGASFLEMGDIYRCYGHNYVQITRPVIKPVGQCRPILDTFQALAARLSFDDEVFSLTEEQCIERILAESAESPFMKGVDLDALRRGEPVRLNISPNPFSNGFNTPSGKVEFFSQSMADQGLDPLPDGAPLRDPEGGDAYPLEFITPPHPLLLNSAFNEIESIRERTGGPKVLIHPDAARVRGIVQGMTVRVFNGRGQIVVRAEVTKDTRPDLLVAEGLHWPNARPGEGSNQLTSQRITDMGNTCAFHCNKAEVEPLK
- a CDS encoding cobyric acid synthase is translated as MVKQNIFEGIPEILDERRFAHGGNRRRMAEAAGCSPDDILDFSANVNPLGPPKWLGQVVGQALQDVDSYPDPDCAGLVMAAAERYKVWPTQVVAGNGASELLFAVAGLKGFRRAIIPSPTYVDYARSCAAHGLAVVEPPLTEDFQVDFPAMGPLLSSPSLVFLCSPNNPSGALVPAGDLREVAAMFPKSVFVVDESFAEFLPGDADRLTRDRPSNVITVLSLTKTYAIPGLRLGLAFADPDMILRIRRSMPSWSVNGLAQKVGERCLKDAPYLEETREQTKLLREMLASGLRQVPGIKVMPGSANYLLCRMDRVGQDATLLRDRLLMEHRIAIRLCGNYTGLDDRWFRVAVRGRDDNERLIRAMEAVAGTARGPVVRRTRKTPALMIQGTSSNAGKSVLAAAFCRILLQDGYNVAPFKAQNMSLNSFVTDKGGEMGRAQVTQAMACRLNPDVRMNPVLLKPGSDTGSQVIVMGRPVGNMAVREYVEYKPRAWEAVKAAYDSLANEHDVMVLEGAGSPAEVNLKHHDIVNMAMAEYAEARVLLTGDIDRGGVFASIVGTMSLLTAKERGLVEGYVINRFRGDASLLDPAFSQMFERTGKPVLGTVPYIHSLGLPEEDSVSFKEGFRPDGDKLPEDQCVDIVVLDLPRISNFNDIDPLHAEPDVRIRVVADARDVGTPDAVIIPGSKSTVPDMRALKGTGMAAALRALAGSRTRIVGICGGFQMLGRTVDDPYGLESETTRVEGFDLLPVQTTLSPEKTLTRTFGTHSASGLPVHGYEIHHGLTEPLSGDLRVAMRDGAGEPLGYMRSDGRVFGTYLHGLFDADGFRRWFIDQLRMDKGLSPLEGARTVFGLEDALDHLASVVREAVDMNAVYRALGLSDGCAQASLFRRKDA